In the genome of Eggerthella sp. YY7918, one region contains:
- a CDS encoding LysR family transcriptional regulator yields MTFEQLRYFREIALTNNFTKAAENLFITQAGLTYQIKQLEMELGFKLFDRNSHHVTLTEQGHMLKPIVENMLEMWEEAYRLASLSLQEGESILRVGMIELMDEDAIICANRVFRELHPSSVIIPHFMKPAMHQEYVNGLISNKADVIFIYDDEIGSASSISFVPLSPLYHGALINADDDLAKKERSLRFEDLAGRTVVLPEALLQSENKRRYESLVKRISSILPPIKLLYVSDRESMRVLVADIEAVGIYPYSCTKGIDPARFKLIPIEDGVQPVHAGIAYLRTTENPLILDYVRLCQEAFEQATR; encoded by the coding sequence ATGACATTCGAACAGCTTCGGTACTTTAGGGAAATCGCACTTACGAACAACTTCACGAAAGCTGCGGAGAACCTGTTCATCACGCAGGCAGGGCTGACTTATCAAATCAAACAGCTCGAGATGGAACTCGGGTTCAAACTGTTCGACCGCAACAGCCATCACGTAACGCTGACCGAGCAGGGGCACATGCTTAAGCCCATTGTGGAGAACATGCTCGAAATGTGGGAGGAAGCCTATCGGCTCGCATCCCTGTCACTGCAAGAAGGGGAATCAATCCTGCGTGTGGGCATGATCGAACTCATGGATGAGGATGCCATCATCTGCGCGAACCGCGTCTTTAGGGAGTTGCATCCGTCAAGTGTCATCATCCCCCACTTTATGAAGCCGGCAATGCATCAGGAGTACGTCAACGGCCTTATCTCAAACAAAGCCGACGTCATCTTCATCTATGACGACGAGATAGGCTCGGCTTCTTCAATATCTTTCGTTCCGCTCAGCCCGCTGTATCATGGCGCTCTCATAAACGCCGACGATGATTTGGCAAAAAAGGAACGGTCTCTCAGATTCGAGGATCTAGCAGGAAGAACGGTGGTACTTCCCGAGGCCTTACTGCAATCTGAGAACAAGCGGCGCTACGAATCGCTGGTTAAGCGAATTTCTTCTATCTTGCCGCCGATCAAACTTCTTTATGTTTCTGACCGCGAGTCCATGCGCGTGTTGGTTGCGGACATCGAAGCCGTGGGCATCTACCCCTACTCGTGCACCAAAGGGATTGACCCTGCGCGATTCAAGCTTATCCCTATCGAAGATGGGGTGCAGCCGGTCCATGCAGGCATCGCTTATCTACGTACGACGGAAAATCCTCTCATACTCGACTATGTAAGGCTCTGCCAGGAAGCTTTCGAGCAAGCGACCCGCTGA
- a CDS encoding AI-2E family transporter gives MAEPRPFLPDDRRSLVRATVAVFAAVTAAALVVVRFDEVLAVFGVLWGVLVPLLAGSAVAYVLNLIMVRWERIYFPRSKSRVVAATRRPVCIVLSVASVAALVALVVWAVGGELRHAGEALLQGAAWVAGALSQVMEGDGLLSALLSGDAASWRTTVEQMAERIVSEAGGARNLASLLVGAGGRVAGGVVDVVVAAIFALFLLFDKERVLTGLDSLGRAVLSERAYGRTLHVCAVANECFSRFVSGQCLESTILGLLCAIGMQVLGLPFAGSVGLCVGVTSLVPFIGAWVGGIVGALMILSVSPMQAVWFVVFLVILQQIEGHVIYPNVVGATVDVPGIQVFVAVFVGGSLFGILGVLLSVPVVATARRLLHERREAAVLAAASEGGAS, from the coding sequence GTGGCTGAGCCGCGGCCTTTCCTGCCAGATGACCGTCGCTCCCTCGTCAGGGCGACGGTCGCCGTGTTTGCGGCCGTCACGGCGGCGGCACTCGTCGTGGTGCGCTTCGACGAGGTGCTTGCCGTGTTCGGTGTGCTGTGGGGCGTGCTCGTGCCGCTTTTGGCCGGTAGCGCGGTAGCCTATGTGCTGAACCTCATCATGGTTCGCTGGGAGCGCATCTATTTCCCGCGGTCGAAGAGCCGTGTGGTGGCCGCCACGCGTCGGCCGGTGTGCATCGTGCTGTCGGTGGCCTCGGTGGCGGCACTCGTGGCGCTGGTGGTGTGGGCTGTGGGCGGCGAGCTGCGTCATGCGGGCGAGGCGCTGCTCCAGGGCGCCGCATGGGTGGCGGGAGCGCTCTCGCAGGTGATGGAGGGCGACGGCTTGTTGTCCGCGCTTTTGTCGGGCGATGCGGCCAGCTGGCGCACCACGGTGGAGCAGATGGCGGAGCGCATCGTGTCTGAAGCCGGAGGCGCGCGCAACCTGGCCTCTTTGCTTGTGGGTGCGGGAGGTCGCGTGGCGGGCGGCGTGGTCGATGTCGTGGTGGCGGCGATCTTCGCGTTGTTCCTGCTGTTCGACAAGGAGCGGGTGCTTACCGGCCTGGATAGCCTCGGCCGCGCCGTGCTGTCCGAACGTGCCTATGGGCGCACGCTTCACGTGTGCGCGGTGGCCAATGAATGCTTCTCGCGCTTTGTGAGTGGACAGTGTCTCGAAAGCACCATCCTGGGGCTTCTGTGCGCCATCGGCATGCAGGTGCTCGGTTTGCCGTTTGCGGGGTCGGTGGGGCTGTGTGTAGGGGTGACCTCGCTCGTTCCGTTTATTGGTGCATGGGTGGGCGGTATTGTGGGTGCGCTCATGATACTGTCGGTGTCGCCGATGCAGGCAGTATGGTTCGTGGTGTTCTTGGTTATCCTGCAGCAAATCGAGGGCCATGTCATCTACCCGAATGTGGTGGGGGCTACGGTTGACGTGCCGGGCATCCAGGTGTTTGTGGCCGTGTTCGTTGGCGGCAGCCTGTTTGGCATTTTAGGCGTGCTGCTGAGCGTGCCGGTAGTGGCTACCGCGCGCCGCCTGCTGCACGAGCGTCGCGAGGCTGCCGTGTTGGCCGCAGCGTCTGAAGGAGGTGCGTCGTGA
- the ftsH gene encoding ATP-dependent zinc metalloprotease FtsH, which translates to MSPVASSDEAKSGSGPGSKKPLIYYYIVAFLVLMLLNALLFPMLAQQQVTEVGYNEFVSKVEAGEVEKVAVDESAGQITFVDDADKYYKTGLFPDEGLYDRLEKADVEFAAEIPAQSSPLLNFLLFWILPTLLLVGLGQLFMKRMGKAGGNVMNFGKSNAKIYAETDTGTTFADVAGQDEAKEALTEIVDFLHNPDKYASIGAKLPKGALLVGPPGTGKTLLARAVAGEAHVPFFSISGSEFVEMFVGMGASKVRDLFKQASEKAPCIVFIDEIDTIGKKRDGKGMTGNDEREQTLNQLLTEMDGFDSKKGVVILAATNRPESLDPALLRPGRFDRRIPVQLPDLQGREAVLRVHSRDVKMDPNIDFRAIARATSGASGADLANIVNEAALRAVRLGRSSVLQEDLQESVEVVIAGHQRKNAVLTEQEKHIVAYHEIGHALVAAKQTESAPVAKITIVPRTSGALGYTMQVDTDERFLMSKEELENKIATLTGGRAAEELVFHTATTGASNDIEQATKLARSMVTRYGMCDEFGMMQLETEGNAYLGGDTMRTCSDEMAAQVDREAAAIIKRARARADAILTENEAKLHELSRYLLEKESITGEEFMQVLEAPEEGIGDSGVVRG; encoded by the coding sequence ATGAGTCCTGTTGCTTCGAGCGACGAAGCCAAGTCCGGGTCTGGCCCGGGCAGCAAAAAGCCGCTCATTTACTATTATATTGTTGCATTTCTCGTCCTCATGCTGCTGAACGCGCTGCTGTTTCCTATGCTCGCGCAGCAGCAGGTGACCGAGGTGGGGTACAACGAGTTCGTCTCGAAGGTGGAGGCGGGCGAGGTGGAGAAGGTGGCCGTCGACGAGTCGGCCGGTCAGATCACGTTTGTCGATGATGCTGACAAGTACTACAAGACGGGCCTATTCCCCGACGAGGGGCTCTACGACCGCTTGGAGAAGGCCGATGTCGAGTTTGCTGCGGAAATCCCTGCGCAGTCCTCGCCGCTGTTGAATTTCCTTTTGTTCTGGATTCTGCCGACGCTTCTGCTTGTTGGCTTGGGACAGCTGTTCATGAAGCGTATGGGCAAAGCGGGCGGCAACGTGATGAATTTCGGCAAGTCGAACGCCAAAATCTACGCCGAGACCGACACCGGTACCACGTTTGCAGACGTGGCTGGTCAGGATGAAGCGAAAGAAGCGCTCACCGAAATTGTCGACTTCTTACACAACCCCGACAAGTATGCCTCCATCGGTGCGAAGCTGCCGAAAGGCGCGCTGCTTGTAGGCCCTCCGGGTACCGGCAAAACGCTGCTCGCGCGCGCCGTAGCGGGCGAGGCGCACGTGCCATTCTTCAGCATCTCGGGTTCGGAGTTCGTGGAGATGTTCGTGGGCATGGGCGCGTCGAAGGTACGCGACCTTTTCAAGCAGGCCAGCGAGAAGGCACCGTGCATCGTGTTCATCGACGAGATCGACACCATCGGCAAGAAGCGCGACGGCAAGGGCATGACCGGCAACGATGAGCGCGAGCAGACGCTCAACCAGCTGCTGACCGAGATGGATGGCTTCGACTCGAAGAAGGGTGTCGTTATCCTAGCGGCCACGAACCGGCCCGAATCTCTCGACCCGGCTCTCTTGCGCCCCGGGCGCTTCGATCGTCGTATTCCTGTGCAGCTTCCCGACCTGCAAGGGCGCGAGGCGGTGCTGCGGGTGCATTCTCGCGATGTGAAGATGGATCCAAACATCGACTTCCGCGCTATTGCACGCGCCACCTCGGGTGCGTCGGGTGCCGACTTGGCCAACATCGTGAACGAGGCCGCGCTGCGCGCCGTGCGCCTGGGTCGCTCAAGTGTTTTGCAGGAGGATTTGCAGGAGAGCGTGGAAGTGGTTATTGCTGGTCATCAGCGCAAGAATGCCGTGTTGACCGAGCAGGAAAAGCACATTGTGGCCTACCATGAGATCGGGCACGCGCTCGTGGCGGCTAAGCAGACTGAATCGGCTCCGGTGGCGAAGATTACTATCGTACCGCGCACATCGGGCGCGCTCGGCTACACCATGCAGGTGGATACCGACGAGCGCTTCCTCATGAGTAAGGAAGAACTGGAGAACAAGATAGCCACGCTTACGGGCGGTCGTGCGGCCGAGGAGCTGGTGTTCCACACAGCTACCACGGGCGCGTCGAACGATATCGAGCAAGCTACGAAGCTTGCGCGTTCCATGGTGACGCGCTACGGCATGTGCGACGAGTTCGGTATGATGCAGCTGGAGACCGAGGGCAACGCCTATCTGGGCGGTGACACCATGCGCACCTGCTCGGACGAGATGGCTGCACAGGTGGATCGCGAAGCGGCGGCCATTATTAAAAGGGCTCGCGCCCGCGCCGACGCCATCCTGACCGAGAACGAGGCCAAGCTGCATGAGCTTTCGCGCTACCTTCTGGAAAAGGAAAGCATTACGGGCGAGGAGTTCATGCAGGTACTTGAGGCGCCAGAAGAGGGCATAGGCGACAGTGGGGTGGTTCGTGGCTGA
- a CDS encoding glycosyltransferase family 8 protein: protein MKKPIHILVTLDGAYVPHVRTMLYSLHANNVQERFVVHLLHRSIPEADLERLAEHLRLCSCELRPTMVDPSLFADAPQTPRYPQEMYYRLLAGSLLSHDCKRVLYLDPDVLVINPVRPLWELDLKGRVFAAAAHTWKTELGHNVNMMRLNTEHRYYNSGVLLIDVAAARREVDPSEVFRYARDHEPQLILPDQDVLNALYGKRTLEVDDRIWNYDARNFSTYLVKSLGEATPDWVMDHTAILHFCGRSKPWNEPYRYRFGLLYKHYRHLADRALGVW from the coding sequence GTGAAGAAACCCATCCATATTCTCGTGACGCTTGATGGCGCGTATGTGCCGCATGTGCGTACGATGCTTTACTCGCTGCACGCGAACAACGTGCAGGAACGTTTCGTCGTGCATTTGCTGCATCGCTCCATCCCTGAGGCCGACCTTGAGCGACTGGCGGAACACCTGCGGTTGTGCTCGTGCGAGCTGCGGCCGACGATGGTGGACCCCTCCCTGTTCGCCGACGCTCCGCAAACGCCGCGCTATCCGCAGGAGATGTACTACCGTCTTCTGGCGGGCAGTCTGCTGTCGCACGACTGCAAGCGGGTGCTCTATCTCGATCCTGACGTGCTCGTTATCAATCCCGTGCGCCCGCTGTGGGAGCTCGATCTCAAGGGAAGGGTCTTCGCCGCGGCGGCTCACACGTGGAAAACGGAACTCGGCCACAACGTGAACATGATGCGGCTTAACACCGAGCACCGCTACTATAACTCCGGTGTGCTGCTTATCGACGTGGCTGCTGCGCGGCGGGAGGTGGATCCGTCCGAGGTCTTCCGTTACGCGCGCGACCACGAGCCCCAGCTCATCCTGCCCGATCAGGATGTCCTGAACGCGCTCTACGGCAAGCGTACGCTTGAGGTGGACGACCGTATCTGGAACTACGACGCGCGCAACTTCAGCACCTACCTGGTGAAAAGCCTTGGCGAAGCCACGCCCGATTGGGTGATGGATCACACGGCCATCCTGCACTTCTGCGGCCGCTCAAAACCTTGGAACGAACCCTACCGCTACCGCTTCGGCCTTCTCTACAAGCATTATCGCCACCTTGCCGATCGCGCCCTCGGCGTATGGTAG